One Pseudomonas sp. FP1742 genomic window carries:
- a CDS encoding sensor histidine kinase, which translates to MAKDDQKDVKFAQFHISAALFEELGERLVSKPEIALAELIKNSYDADAISCTVQIANDQIVVSDDGHGLTEKEFLENWMVVSSTNKAKRRNSRKFQRHMAGSKGVGRFSARFLGTVLVVETTALDPSTGKLRTLKATFDWLEISKKNDVADIQIEYTVVPAAKGVSTGTTLSIRSLRENVSDLPVTKVRTDVLRLVKADGGLEQPDFGSSPPGTEEDPGFRVVFPQGASNDAQQEDLAESILGRYVARARVSVDEKGVVDFRIYWKGLAKPVEKRTLHLDRLAKPYSSKALSAHAGDKDPRGLPEDLAGVDYLPLANTLNSPVFLDLRFFPSRQGTFTGLSVNGKKAMAWVKQNSGVAVVDNGFAMPAYADENSDWLAIEASKASNERNWQSIFTPSIYPMDPTAKRSPALNPMLALPRMSQLIGRVHVATRKVPAGNQEDDNWLQPNMDREQLRDNGAFRLLWHLVRFTVEALAHFDRSFRLKDDEDRDEEARQNARSGLASAIAQISSSPEINVEHKQAMLRQLQEVEQQFSIAEEHDKSVRMSLELMSMMGVMAGFMTHEFDKTLESIHNVGSILQRLAVDHPELADDAALVLKNEVALAQQAEYMRLYVGASRNITVTPFKAKSQLNVAIRTLTALAEEHDIDIEIDVDARLPGPAVPLAAYHGVAINLISNAMKALVARVNSSNRKIKVYAVNDETKHVLVCADNGIGIPEYLQGRIWDPLFTTTENLDERNPLNSGLGLGLAVVKRVVDGVGGKVELMKKSPPGFVTAFRVSFPV; encoded by the coding sequence ATGGCTAAGGATGACCAGAAAGACGTCAAGTTTGCGCAGTTCCACATTAGCGCGGCCTTGTTCGAAGAGCTTGGCGAACGGTTGGTCAGCAAGCCTGAGATCGCGCTCGCTGAGTTGATCAAGAATAGCTATGACGCTGACGCAATTTCCTGCACGGTGCAGATCGCTAATGATCAGATCGTCGTTAGTGATGACGGCCACGGGCTGACCGAAAAAGAGTTTCTCGAAAACTGGATGGTCGTCAGTAGCACCAATAAAGCCAAGCGTAGGAACTCGCGCAAATTTCAGCGCCACATGGCCGGGTCCAAGGGCGTGGGTCGATTTTCTGCTCGTTTTTTGGGTACCGTGCTCGTGGTGGAGACCACTGCACTTGACCCCAGTACCGGCAAACTCAGGACGTTGAAAGCTACGTTCGATTGGCTTGAGATATCCAAAAAGAATGATGTCGCGGATATTCAAATTGAATACACGGTAGTGCCCGCCGCAAAAGGCGTATCTACAGGAACGACGCTATCGATTCGTTCCCTCCGTGAGAATGTTTCTGACTTGCCTGTGACCAAAGTACGTACCGATGTGCTTCGATTGGTCAAAGCTGACGGTGGCCTTGAGCAGCCGGACTTCGGCAGTAGCCCGCCTGGCACTGAAGAGGACCCCGGTTTCCGTGTTGTATTCCCCCAGGGTGCATCAAATGATGCGCAGCAGGAAGATTTGGCCGAATCCATCCTTGGTCGGTATGTCGCACGTGCACGCGTAAGTGTTGATGAAAAAGGCGTGGTTGATTTTCGGATTTACTGGAAAGGTTTGGCCAAGCCTGTGGAGAAGCGCACTCTGCACCTAGATCGTCTGGCCAAACCTTATTCGTCAAAAGCTCTATCGGCCCACGCCGGCGATAAAGACCCCCGGGGCTTGCCTGAGGATCTTGCAGGCGTTGATTACCTGCCCCTCGCTAACACCCTTAATAGTCCAGTTTTTTTGGACCTTCGATTCTTCCCGAGCCGCCAAGGTACATTTACCGGTCTCTCGGTCAATGGCAAAAAGGCCATGGCATGGGTCAAGCAGAACTCTGGCGTTGCCGTGGTGGACAATGGTTTCGCGATGCCGGCTTATGCCGATGAAAACAGTGACTGGCTCGCAATTGAAGCATCCAAGGCTTCGAACGAACGCAACTGGCAGTCTATTTTCACACCATCAATTTATCCGATGGACCCTACAGCAAAGCGCAGTCCTGCACTGAACCCTATGCTAGCGCTGCCTCGGATGTCGCAGTTAATAGGCCGCGTCCATGTGGCGACGCGTAAGGTGCCCGCAGGCAATCAGGAAGACGATAATTGGCTGCAGCCCAACATGGACCGCGAGCAGCTCAGGGATAATGGCGCATTTCGACTGTTGTGGCATCTGGTCAGGTTCACTGTAGAGGCGCTGGCACACTTTGACCGGTCTTTTCGTCTGAAGGACGATGAAGACAGAGACGAAGAGGCCCGGCAGAACGCGCGGTCAGGGCTTGCCTCTGCCATTGCTCAGATCAGTTCGTCTCCCGAGATCAACGTCGAGCACAAGCAGGCCATGTTGCGGCAGCTTCAGGAGGTGGAGCAGCAGTTCTCGATCGCTGAGGAGCATGACAAGAGCGTTCGGATGTCTCTTGAACTCATGTCAATGATGGGGGTAATGGCCGGCTTCATGACCCATGAGTTCGACAAGACACTCGAGAGTATCCACAACGTAGGTAGCATCCTGCAGCGGTTGGCAGTTGATCATCCTGAACTCGCCGATGATGCCGCGTTGGTACTGAAGAACGAAGTTGCTCTTGCCCAACAGGCAGAGTACATGCGGCTGTATGTTGGGGCTTCCCGCAACATAACAGTGACTCCGTTCAAGGCGAAATCCCAGTTGAATGTCGCGATTAGAACCTTGACAGCCTTGGCGGAGGAGCACGATATCGATATTGAGATCGATGTCGACGCAAGGCTACCTGGGCCTGCCGTGCCATTGGCTGCTTACCATGGCGTTGCTATCAATCTTATCTCCAACGCGATGAAGGCCCTCGTGGCCAGAGTTAACAGCAGTAATCGAAAAATCAAGGTTTACGCGGTCAATGATGAGACCAAGCACGTCCTGGTCTGCGCTGACAACGGTATTGGCATTCCAGAGTATCTCCAGGGTCGAATCTGGGACCCACTCTTCACCACGACGGAGAACCTAGACGAGAGGAACCCATTAAATTCGGGACTGGGCTTGGGGCTTGCGGTAGTGAAGCGCGTCGTTGATGGCGTTGGCGGGAAGGTTGAACTTATGAAGAAGTCGCCTCCAGGGTTTGTGACGGCGTTCAGGGTTTCGTTTCCAGTTTAA
- a CDS encoding Cthe_2314 family HEPN domain-containing protein — protein MSTSTEGQDAHKQALVEHPALKILLPHLQSYYWKCLKAHRSEGEKPSPLATESYSSFVFDKVCELDNALASLRLTLQFLMDLGSETNADPEAYRYHYENFMLRVIGFIDRAHRLVGAALFMPPKKFESIGGNTFVKKQTKINHPGIHSALIGVTDVVEKYREPRNELIHSSAYSNRELGLYLAVSTLSIDTGEIDVKELKREHIMSGVSEVAIAIAELVGALKALLDELAPSFVDAQRTFSAMGNEDQ, from the coding sequence ATGAGCACATCGACCGAAGGGCAAGATGCCCATAAACAAGCCCTGGTTGAACACCCAGCCTTAAAGATCTTGCTTCCTCACCTGCAGAGTTATTACTGGAAGTGCCTTAAGGCACATAGATCAGAAGGGGAGAAACCGTCTCCTCTAGCGACTGAAAGCTATTCCTCCTTCGTATTTGACAAGGTCTGCGAACTGGATAATGCATTGGCCTCGTTAAGGCTAACCTTGCAATTCCTGATGGACCTTGGGTCGGAAACCAACGCAGATCCAGAAGCATACCGCTATCACTACGAAAACTTCATGCTTCGAGTGATCGGTTTCATTGACCGTGCCCATCGGCTGGTTGGTGCAGCCCTCTTCATGCCACCGAAGAAATTTGAGTCCATAGGGGGCAATACGTTCGTCAAGAAACAAACGAAGATCAATCACCCTGGTATTCACTCCGCTCTGATTGGGGTAACCGACGTCGTTGAGAAATATCGAGAACCTAGAAACGAATTGATCCACTCAAGCGCCTACTCAAACCGCGAGCTAGGACTATATTTGGCGGTCAGTACGTTAAGCATCGACACTGGTGAAATTGATGTGAAAGAGCTGAAGCGAGAGCACATCATGAGCGGGGTATCAGAGGTTGCCATTGCAATAGCAGAACTGGTCGGAGCTCTGAAGGCGCTACTAGATGAGCTCGCACCCAGCTTTGTCGACGCTCAAAGAACGTTCTCCGCTATGGGAAATGAGGACCAGTAG
- a CDS encoding DUF5655 domain-containing protein, which yields MSDIQLFRLNTANGACELPSRAVAVEKQLQSLIEAQMEAFLGVRFLATEYTTGKTHKGRIDSLGLDENGCPVIIEYKRHSNENVINQGLFYLDWLLDHQAEFRWLVMEKLGKEAAEQIEWSGTRLLCIAADFTRYDQHAVQLIQRNIELIRYKLFADDLLLLELVNVVSVADTSAAAKSLESGADKPIPAGRDKTWQEQLSQATLEISVLFEQTTSYLQSLGDDVQEKPLKVYLAFRRLKNFASLVVQSKRLQLYLKLNPDSVELVEGFSRDVRNIGHWGTGDLELSLRTQADLERAKVLIERSYREN from the coding sequence ATGAGCGATATCCAGCTCTTTCGTTTGAACACCGCCAACGGCGCCTGTGAATTACCTAGCCGTGCAGTGGCGGTAGAAAAACAGCTACAAAGCTTAATCGAAGCGCAGATGGAAGCCTTCCTCGGGGTGCGCTTTCTCGCTACCGAATACACCACCGGCAAAACCCACAAGGGGCGCATCGACTCCCTCGGGCTCGATGAGAATGGCTGTCCGGTCATCATCGAATATAAGCGTCACAGTAACGAGAATGTGATTAATCAGGGCCTGTTCTACCTCGACTGGTTGCTGGATCATCAGGCCGAGTTTCGCTGGTTGGTGATGGAAAAACTGGGGAAAGAGGCCGCTGAGCAGATTGAGTGGAGTGGTACGCGACTGCTTTGTATCGCCGCTGACTTCACCCGTTACGATCAGCACGCCGTGCAGCTGATACAGCGCAACATCGAGTTGATCCGCTACAAGCTGTTCGCAGATGATCTATTGCTGCTTGAGCTGGTCAATGTGGTGAGCGTGGCGGATACCTCCGCAGCAGCCAAGTCTTTAGAGAGTGGAGCAGACAAGCCGATTCCTGCTGGAAGAGACAAGACTTGGCAGGAACAACTGTCCCAAGCGACGTTGGAAATCTCTGTACTCTTCGAACAGACCACCAGCTACCTGCAGTCTCTCGGTGATGATGTGCAGGAGAAGCCCCTGAAGGTCTACCTTGCATTCCGTCGTTTGAAAAACTTCGCCAGCTTAGTGGTGCAGTCCAAGCGGCTGCAGCTTTACCTCAAACTCAATCCTGATTCTGTCGAGCTTGTTGAGGGTTTCAGTCGTGATGTACGCAACATCGGTCACTGGGGTACCGGCGATTTGGAGTTGAGCCTGCGCACTCAGGCCGATCTGGAAAGAGCCAAGGTGTTGATTGAGCGCAGCTACCGGGAGAACTAG
- a CDS encoding type I restriction endonuclease subunit R: MVSKTNEQALEASIEKHLTGTCLEEQVMVRDGAAERPFDPNHGYWLGRAQDFNARYAVDTRWLWKFLHDSQADELERLKQRYDDWDLRILERFDRLAKKYGVLHLLKRGLAIDDVHFNLMYPAPLASSSERVKRNFAANIFSSTRQVRYSLSNTLEEIDMVLFINGLPFATLELKNPWTGQTARYHGQKQYKQDRDSSQPLLQFGRCLVHMTVDTDEVYMTTKLAGAATFFLPFNKGHNHGAGNPPNPNGHRSAYLWREIFSRESVANIIQHFVRLDGSSKTLLTKRTLFFPRYHQLDVVRQLVAHASNHGVGQRYLIQHSAGSGKSNSITWVAYQLIETYPASLEVAGARGLDVPLFDSVIVVTDRRLLDKQLRENIREFSEVKNIIAPALKSSDLKQALEQGKKIIITTIQKFPVIVDGIDDMGSKRFAVIIDEAHSSQDGSSHGTMNKVMGGDELDDAQEKVLSAIKKSKMRGNASYFAFTATPKSSTLEKFGQQQADGRFEPFHLYSMKQAIEERFILDVLANYTTYKSYYEIRKSIEDNPLFDKLKAQKKLRSYVERDQQTINAKAEIMLDHFIDQVVIPKKLKNLAKGMIITQNIEAAIRYHKAICRLLDARGNPFKALIAFSGDKMVDGIEYSEAQVNGFAEADTRDKFDTDEYRLLVVANKYLTGFDQPKLCAMYVDKKLQDVLAVQALSRLNRAAPKWGKKTEDLFVLDFFNPVEDIKTSFDPFYTATSLSGATDINVLHELKDQLDEVGVYEWPEVEAFAAQYFDNVDAEQLAVLIDIAVERFDVELELEDEEKVDFKIKAKQFVKIYGQMASIMPYEIIAWEKLFWFLKFLIPKLKVKDKHADEIDALLNSVDLSSYGLERVKLNHSIVLDDSETTLDPANPNPRGIHGVDQESDPLDQIIQSFNERWFQAWGVTNEEKRVKFLSIVKGIQEHPDFETKYQKSQDEDHRNLAFEKIFDEVMLMRRRQDLELYRLVASDPALKSTLQGNIRGLLG, encoded by the coding sequence ATGGTAAGCAAGACCAATGAACAGGCGCTGGAAGCGAGCATCGAGAAACACCTGACCGGCACCTGTTTAGAAGAGCAGGTGATGGTACGCGACGGCGCGGCTGAGCGGCCTTTTGATCCCAACCACGGATACTGGCTGGGCCGCGCCCAGGACTTCAATGCCCGTTATGCGGTGGATACCCGCTGGCTATGGAAGTTCCTGCATGACAGCCAGGCCGATGAGCTGGAGCGCCTCAAACAACGTTACGACGATTGGGATCTGCGTATCCTGGAGCGCTTCGACCGGCTGGCGAAGAAGTACGGCGTACTGCATCTGCTCAAACGCGGCTTGGCCATCGACGATGTGCACTTCAACCTGATGTACCCCGCGCCGCTGGCCAGCAGCTCGGAGCGGGTCAAGCGCAATTTCGCGGCGAATATCTTCAGCAGCACCCGCCAGGTGCGGTATTCCCTGAGCAATACCCTGGAAGAGATCGACATGGTGCTCTTCATCAATGGGCTGCCCTTCGCCACCTTGGAACTGAAGAATCCCTGGACCGGCCAGACCGCCCGTTATCACGGACAGAAGCAGTACAAGCAGGATCGCGACAGCAGTCAGCCTCTGCTGCAATTCGGCCGTTGCCTGGTGCATATGACGGTGGATACCGATGAGGTCTATATGACCACCAAACTGGCCGGTGCCGCGACCTTCTTTCTGCCATTCAACAAGGGTCACAACCATGGTGCAGGCAACCCGCCCAACCCTAACGGCCACAGGAGCGCCTACCTGTGGCGGGAAATCTTCAGCCGTGAAAGCGTGGCCAACATCATCCAGCACTTCGTTCGTCTGGATGGCAGCAGCAAAACGCTGCTGACCAAACGAACGCTATTCTTTCCGCGCTACCACCAACTGGATGTGGTTCGGCAACTGGTGGCGCATGCCAGCAATCATGGAGTGGGTCAGCGCTATCTGATCCAACATTCGGCCGGTTCGGGCAAGTCGAACTCCATCACCTGGGTTGCCTATCAGCTGATCGAAACCTACCCGGCCTCGCTGGAAGTAGCTGGGGCCAGGGGCCTGGATGTGCCGCTGTTCGATTCAGTGATTGTGGTGACCGACCGGCGCCTGCTGGACAAGCAATTGCGCGAGAACATCCGCGAGTTCTCTGAGGTCAAGAACATCATCGCCCCGGCGCTGAAATCTTCGGATCTCAAGCAGGCACTGGAGCAAGGTAAGAAAATTATCATCACCACCATCCAGAAATTCCCGGTAATCGTCGATGGTATCGACGACATGGGCAGCAAGCGCTTCGCCGTGATTATTGACGAGGCACACAGCTCGCAGGATGGTAGCTCCCACGGGACGATGAATAAGGTGATGGGCGGTGACGAGCTGGATGATGCCCAGGAGAAGGTCCTTAGCGCCATCAAGAAGAGCAAGATGCGTGGCAACGCCTCTTACTTCGCCTTCACCGCTACGCCGAAGAGCAGCACCTTGGAGAAGTTTGGTCAACAACAGGCCGATGGCCGCTTCGAGCCGTTCCATCTGTATTCGATGAAGCAAGCCATTGAGGAGCGCTTCATTCTTGATGTACTGGCCAACTACACCACTTACAAAAGCTATTACGAAATCCGCAAGTCCATTGAGGACAACCCGCTGTTCGACAAGCTTAAGGCACAGAAGAAGCTGCGTAGTTATGTAGAGCGCGACCAGCAGACCATCAACGCCAAGGCCGAGATCATGCTGGATCACTTCATCGATCAGGTAGTGATCCCGAAGAAGCTCAAGAATCTGGCCAAGGGCATGATCATCACTCAAAACATCGAGGCGGCCATCCGTTATCACAAGGCCATCTGCCGGCTGCTGGATGCGCGGGGTAACCCGTTCAAGGCGTTGATCGCCTTCTCCGGCGACAAGATGGTTGATGGCATCGAATACAGCGAAGCTCAGGTCAACGGCTTCGCTGAGGCAGATACCCGTGACAAGTTTGACACCGATGAGTACCGCCTGCTGGTCGTAGCCAACAAGTACCTGACCGGTTTCGACCAGCCTAAGCTATGTGCCATGTACGTCGACAAGAAGTTGCAGGACGTGCTCGCCGTGCAGGCGTTGTCACGCCTCAACCGCGCCGCGCCCAAATGGGGCAAGAAGACCGAAGATCTGTTCGTTCTCGACTTCTTCAACCCAGTGGAGGACATCAAGACGTCCTTCGACCCCTTCTACACAGCCACCAGCCTATCCGGCGCCACGGACATCAATGTGCTCCATGAACTCAAGGATCAACTGGACGAAGTGGGCGTCTACGAGTGGCCGGAGGTGGAGGCGTTCGCCGCGCAGTACTTCGACAATGTAGATGCCGAGCAGTTGGCTGTGCTGATCGATATCGCCGTCGAGCGTTTCGATGTGGAACTGGAGCTGGAGGATGAGGAGAAAGTCGATTTCAAGATCAAGGCCAAGCAGTTCGTGAAGATCTACGGCCAGATGGCCTCGATCATGCCTTACGAAATCATCGCTTGGGAAAAGCTCTTTTGGTTCCTCAAATTCCTGATCCCGAAGCTAAAGGTCAAGGATAAGCACGCCGACGAGATCGACGCCCTGCTCAACTCGGTGGATCTTTCCTCGTACGGGCTAGAGCGGGTAAAGCTCAACCACTCAATTGTGTTAGACGACTCCGAGACCACACTGGATCCGGCCAACCCCAATCCGAGAGGGATACATGGCGTTGATCAGGAAAGTGACCCGCTGGATCAGATCATCCAGTCTTTCAATGAACGCTGGTTCCAGGCCTGGGGCGTAACGAACGAAGAAAAACGCGTGAAGTTCCTGAGCATTGTTAAGGGTATTCAAGAGCATCCGGACTTCGAAACGAAGTATCAGAAGAGTCAGGACGAAGACCACCGCAATCTGGCTTTCGAGAAGATCTTTGATGAAGTAATGCTGATGCGCCGACGCCAGGATCTAGAACTGTACCGATTGGTGGCCAGCGATCCCGCACTCAAGTCGACGTTGCAGGGGAATATACGAGGGTTGTTGGGGTGA
- a CDS encoding class I SAM-dependent methyltransferase, which produces MKEAHLTRCQVETPPDIVRLVWSLVSKQRPGQVFNSVLDLGAGDGRFSHVDGAYREYTGVERDVAKVSQAKLPPGAQLVVADALQWKGSDYEICVGNPPYIRHHGLETVWRDSALESIRTAGGPALKKTANAFIIFLTQALMRTKDDGVVAQVVPYEWVTRPSASELRAFIEGKGWNVYVYRFDSNIFPTVLTTASITIIDKRSSDGDWKFGVINRSGSIKLANHASGTRSKVLSYSDGSDTCKAIRGLSPGGQELFVLTEEERLFHSLKRGRDVRPCVTSLRSVSQDMELLDKDSFERIFVRTGSRCWLIRSDEEKLSPELTRYLSGINEPAWARYSTCTARKIWWRYRAHPAPALLVASGFTQKRPKVLVNEVGAVAVGSVYGVLIDETLNLARMMFDKLRDYDFHRRLVHHSNGLKKIEVRQLNAVLADLLPA; this is translated from the coding sequence ATGAAAGAGGCTCATTTAACGCGCTGCCAAGTTGAAACGCCACCTGACATTGTTCGCTTGGTTTGGTCGTTAGTTTCAAAACAGCGACCTGGTCAAGTCTTTAACTCTGTATTGGATCTTGGCGCTGGTGATGGCCGCTTTAGCCATGTGGATGGGGCTTATAGAGAATATACAGGTGTTGAACGGGATGTGGCGAAAGTCTCTCAAGCCAAGCTTCCTCCCGGAGCTCAGCTAGTAGTAGCCGACGCCTTGCAATGGAAAGGATCGGATTACGAGATTTGCGTTGGAAATCCGCCTTATATTCGTCATCACGGTCTTGAGACTGTCTGGCGTGACTCGGCTTTGGAAAGTATTCGAACTGCTGGTGGCCCTGCGCTGAAGAAGACCGCAAACGCGTTCATTATTTTTTTAACTCAAGCGCTTATGCGCACAAAAGATGATGGAGTTGTTGCTCAAGTAGTTCCTTATGAGTGGGTGACTCGGCCGAGTGCTAGCGAACTTCGGGCGTTTATCGAGGGTAAAGGCTGGAATGTATATGTATATCGCTTCGATTCGAATATTTTTCCCACCGTGCTTACTACGGCGTCTATAACCATAATTGATAAAAGATCCAGCGACGGCGATTGGAAATTTGGGGTTATTAACCGGTCTGGTTCGATAAAGTTGGCGAATCATGCCTCCGGAACCCGCTCCAAGGTCCTCTCATATTCCGATGGATCTGACACTTGTAAAGCCATTCGAGGCCTGAGTCCGGGTGGGCAGGAGCTTTTCGTATTGACCGAAGAGGAGCGGCTATTCCACTCGCTCAAGAGGGGGAGGGATGTTCGCCCTTGTGTTACGTCTCTTCGATCCGTCAGCCAAGATATGGAGCTACTTGATAAAGATAGCTTTGAGCGAATCTTCGTGCGCACAGGATCTCGTTGTTGGTTGATCAGAAGCGACGAAGAGAAACTTTCGCCTGAGCTAACGCGCTACCTTTCTGGCATCAATGAGCCTGCTTGGGCCAGATACAGTACCTGTACGGCTCGTAAAATTTGGTGGAGGTATCGGGCTCACCCGGCTCCCGCGTTGCTGGTAGCGTCGGGTTTTACTCAGAAGCGCCCCAAAGTGCTAGTGAATGAGGTGGGGGCAGTGGCGGTCGGGTCCGTATACGGCGTTCTGATTGACGAAACTCTGAATCTGGCCCGAATGATGTTCGATAAGCTGCGAGACTATGATTTCCACAGGCGATTAGTGCATCATTCCAACGGCCTCAAAAAGATTGAGGTCCGTCAATTGAACGCCGTTTTGGCCGACCTGCTTCCGGCTTGA